GCGGCCCGGCGAAAAACACGAGAAACGTCGTCTGCCCGAGTGCTGCAACGCTGACCGGTGCAGGTCGATCCCTGCGCCGGGCCGCAGCCGAGATGGCAAGCGGATAGACCGATGAGCAGCCGATCCCCGTCATGCCGAAGCCTGCAAGCGCGACAACAGGATGCGTCGCCGTCGCCACCATAACGACACCGATGGCCGTAATTCCAAGGAGGGTTATGGCGACCGGGCGGGGATTGAAGCGGTCGATGACAGGGTCCATGCCGAGCCGCCCGATGGCAATCAGCAAGGAGAAGATGGTCACGCCGAGCCCGCCGACGAATGGTTCCACGGCAAATACGTCCCGCATATAGATTGCCGACCAATCGACGCTTGCGCCTTCGGCAAGAAGCGGAGCTGCGCCGACGAGGCAAAGGGGCAGCAGCCCGATGGTGGGAAAGGCGATAAGCGGCGCATGTCCGGGGTGAGCATCGCGCCGCTTGGGCGCATTCTCGATCCCGGAGAAAACGATCGACCCAGCAATCAAGACAATGACGAGGGTGAGGAAAGTATGCAGTTCGATGGAGACGGCAGCCTGCCGCATGCCGGCGGCAACAAGGGCGGTGAGGCAGAAGCCGAGGCTCCACATGCCGTGAGCCCGGCTCATGATGCGGTATCCGAGCAGCGCCTCATGGCGATCGGTTTCGATATTGGCGTTGATCTCGAATGCCCCGGTGAAAATGCCGGCAATGAAGAACAAAGGCACCGCCGACGGAGCCGAAGGCATCCAGGGGATCAGCGCCAAAAACAGCGACGCGCCGAAGACGGTGACGAAGGCGGTTTTGCGCGCACCGAGCCTCTCGATGAACCTCACCGAGAACGTCAGCCCGCAGAGAACCCCTAACGACAAGACAGCGAGCAAAAGGCCGAGTTCGCCTTCGGCAAGGCCGAACTTGCGCTGAAGGTCGGGCAGCCGCGAAAGAAACGCACCGACGGAAAGGGCCACGGCAAATTGAATGAAGAAAATGCGATGATGCGGCTTCATCTCGGGGACTTGCTCCGATTGGGGCGGGGATTGAAGCCCAGGCATCCGAGATAGCCGGACATTCCGACGAAACGGCGACTGGCTCCAAAATCCGCGGTTCTCGCTTATCTCCCACCCTTGCTGACAGTTGCTGTCAGCATGCTGGTGCCGCCGCTCGTTTCAGGAGGGTTGGCGGCTCGCCGGAAGCAATCGTCGAGCCAACGGCTTGTGACGCCACAAGTGGATGCTGACCTCCTCAGTCCGCCTTCTACCCTCACAAAAAATTCGCACCTGCATCAATTTACTTGCCGTTCTGCAATGCGGCATATGTTTGTGTGCATGGCCAAGTGGCATGAGCGGGGAACCATGACGTCAACACGTGCAGACAATACGGGTGAAGGTGCCGGCCGTAAGGGCTTTGTCGGACTGGTCGTCGGCGCGATCGGCGTCGTCTATGGCGATATCGGCACCAGCCCACTCTATGCTCTTCGTGAGGCGCTGAGGCCCTTTGCCGCCGATGGCGTGCATGAGGCCGAGGTCATCGGGCTCATTTCGCTGATGGTCTGGACGCTGACGATCATTGTGACCTTCAAATATGTGCTCTTCCTTCTCAGGGCGGATAATGACGGCGAAGGCGGCACGCTGTCGCTTCTCGCCCTCCTGATGAAGAAGATGGGACGGAACGTTCCGGTGCTCTTCTTCGCCGGCCTGATCGGGGCGGCTCTCTTCATCGGCGATGCAATGATCACGCCAGCTCTGTCGGTCATGTCGGCGCTCGAAGGCCTGAAGCTGGTCACCCCGGCCTTTGCCGACTATGTCCCGCTTGCGTCGGCTGCAATCATGATCGTTCTGTTTGGCGTCCAGTCGCGGGGAACCGCTGCCGTCTCGATGTTTTTCGGGCCGATCACGGTGTTGTGGTTTCTGGCGATGGCGGCGGGCGGTCTGATCCATATCGGTGACGACTGGGCGATTTTGGAGGCGCTCAATCCGGTCAATGCATTTCTGTTCCTCACCCATGCCGGCACGGTCGGCCTCATCGTTCTCGGCGCCGTCTTTCTGACCGTCACCGGCTGCGAAGCGCTCTATGCCGATCTCGGCCATTTCGGGCGCCGCCCGATCCAGACGGCATGGTTCGTGCTGGTCTTTCCGGCATTGCTTCTCAACTATCTCGGACAAGGCGCGCTCGTGCTCGCCCATCCCGAAGCCGCTGCCAATCCATTCTTTCTGATGTATCCCGATTGGGCCTTGCTGCCGGTGGTTCTGCTGGCGACGATGGCGACGATCATTGCCAGCCAGGCTGTCATCACCGGTGCGTTTTCGCTGGCCCGCTCGGCGGTTCATCTCGGCTTCCTGCCGCGGCTGCGGATCAAGTTCACGTCGGAGACCAACACTGGCCAGATCTACGTGCCGAGCGTCAATCTTCTCCTCTTGGTCGGCGTCTTGATGCTGATCTTTTCCTTCGGCGACTCCGAGTCGCTGGCGACAGCCTACGGCATCTCGGTGACCGGAACCATGGTCATCTCGACCATGCTGGTCTTCCAGTTCCTCCGCGCCGTCTGGGGCTACTCCCTCGTGCTCGCCGCTGCCCTGCTGCTGCCGCTCTTCATCATCGAAGTCCTGTTCCTGGCGGCCAACCTCTTGAAGATCTACGATGGCGGCTGGGTTCCGGTCGCCCTCGCGCTGGCGATCATGATCCTGATGTGGACATGGACCCGCGGGCAGGCCTATCTGAAGAGACTGCGCGCCAACAATGAGATCCCGCTCGATTCCTTCATCAGATCGATCGAGCGGAAGTCGGACCATTCGCCGGTCACCGTTCCGGGAACGGCAGTCTTCCTGACCAGCGTCCCGGACCGGACGCCGAACGTTCTGCTCCACAATCTCAAGCACAACCACGTGCTCCACCAGCAGAACGTCATCCTAACCGTCTGGACCGAAGACGAACCTTATGTCCCCGACAACAGGCGCATCAAGATCAGCCAACTCTCGCCGCGCTTCGTGCGCCTTGATCTCACCTTCGGCTTCATGGACGATCCTGATGTCACCAGGGCGCTGGCGCTCTGCCGGGAGGGCGGTTTCAAGTTCGAGATCATGAAAACCTCTTTCTATCTCGGCCGCCGGAACCTCGTGAGGACGCCGAACACCGGCCTGCCCGGCTGGCAGGAGCGCATATTCATGGCATTGGAAGGCTTGGCGATCGATCCTTCCGATTACTTCAACCTGCCGTCGAACCGCGTCGTCGAGCTCGGCGAACAGATTGCCATTTAGCGCGGGAAGCCAAGTTTGCAGTGGCGGATAGGCACGCGCCGCGGTGCGAGATACCGAACGTCAGGCCTTGGCCGAGATCGCGCTCAGTTCCTCGAGATCGAGATCGCGTTCCAGCTCGTCCAACGTCTCGTCATCGATGTCGCCGGCGCGGTGGAGGCGAATGAGTTCCCGGCGCCCCGTCGCAACCGCTTCGAGAACGACGTCGAAATGAGCATGGAGCAGCGGCACGTAATGCTCGGTTCTCTCGGCATAGTCGACGATCGCCGTCGCCCTGCGCTGATAGCGCTCCAGCAATTGCGGATGGATGAGCTTTCCCTCTGTGTCATAGGCCAGGTTTTGCACGATCCCGAGCTGCACCTGTGCCATGGCGGCTTCCGCCTGGCTCATTGTCAGGCGCGCTCTTTCCGTCTCGGGCGCCAGCCGCGCCCAGGCAATCACCCGCCCCAATGTCGTGCCCTGCACGAGCACGGTTCCGAGAATGACGGTAAAGGACGTGGCGAGAATGAAGTCACGGCCCGGGAAACCTTCGGGCAGGCTCAGCGCCAAGGCGAGTGTGACGACGCCGCGCACGCCTGCCCAGCTCAGAACGGTTGCCCCGCCTGCGCCGAGCGGCCGGGTACGTGTGAACCCCAGCGCTGCACATGACTTGATGACGAGATCGGAGGCAAAGACCCAGGCAAACCGCGCGGCTACGAGTGTCACGAGGACTGCCAGCATCGGCAGTCCCATTGTCGCGATCACGGTGCTAAAGCCGCCGCCGCGTTCGACGACATCCCGGAGCGACAGCCCGATCAATGTGAAGACCGCCGCTTCCATCAGGAAGATCATCACCGTCCAGAACGACGTGCCGCGCATGCGCGTGGCCGCTGAAAATACCGTGTGCTGGTGCCAGGAGGCGACCAAGCCCGTGGTCACGGTGGCAATGACGCCGGAAACATGCAGCAGTTCGCCGAACAGATAGGAAATCCAGCCGAGCAGCACGGTGGCCGCAATGATCAGGTAATCATCGCCGAGATGCCGGATGAGTTTGACCCATGCGGCTGCAATGACGATGCCGACGATGGCGCCGCCGAGCGCCAGCACGAAGAAGTCGCCAACCGCCTCCCCCGCGCTGAAGGCGCCCGTTGCGGCGGCGGCAACGGCAAAACGGAAAAGAACCAGGCCGCTCGCATCGTTGAGCAGGCTCTCGCCTTCCAGCAGAATCTGCAGCCGCCGTGGCAGCCTGACGCGCTCGAGCACGGCGCGCGCCGAGACCGCGTCCGGCGGCGCAACGATCGCGCCCAGTGCCGCGCAGGCGGCCCAGGGAAGTGACGGAAAGATAAGATGGACGACAACGGCCACGACGACGCAGGTGAAGAAGACCGCGCCGACGGCAAGCGAGGCGATCCCGATCATGTGGCGCCGCAGCCGCGACAGCGCGATGGACCAGGCGCCATCCATCAACAGCGGCGGCAGGAAGATGACCAGCACCAGCCCGGGATCGACTGAAATCGCCGGCAGTCCCGGCACAAAGGCCAGCAAAGCGCCACCGGTCAGCAGCGCGACGGACGGCGGCAGTCCGAGCCTGTGGGCGGCATAGTGCAGCGCGATGATCGCCAGAAACATCGCGATAACGAGCTCGAATAACTGGGTTGGTTCCATGTGCCCTGCCCTGGCTCAGCAACGAATGTCGGATGCCTGCCGCAAAGAGTTACAGCGGCCTTGCGCATCTGAAAAGACACGACGCGCTGTAAAGGCTGCGGAACCGGGAATGGCAAGTTTGGAGACTTTGACTCTCTCTGCCATCAATCATTGCCTGGATTTAATTGGAGTTTGCTGCGCATCCTCCTTACACGCTGCGTCTTCAGGAAAGGAAGACCGATGCAAAGACGAACTCTGGTGCTGGGAGGTGCAGCCATTGCGGCCTCGACCGTAGCTGCAGCGGCGATCTGGCCACGGCGGCATATCACTGTTGCCGCCAGGACATTCGACTGGAAGGGAACGGATTTCCTGAGCGGCGGCACAAAGTCGGTCGCATGGGAAAAGCTGCCTGCGCCGCTCTTTCGCAGCCGTCCGAATTGCATCGTGACATCAGCACAAACCCTTGGCCCCTGCCACGTCAACAATATTCCGGCCCGTCAGGACGTCTCGGAAGGAAAGGCCGGACTGCCGTTGCGGCTGGCCGTTCGCATCGTCCATGCCGCCGATTGCCGGCCGGTCGAGAGCGCCGATATCGAAATCTGGCATACCGATCATCGTGGCATCTATTCCGGCCGCGAGGCTGCCGACATGTGTACGCTCGGTGATGCCGAGGCAATCAGCGGCCTCGCCTTTCGGGGGCGCCAGCTGACGGATGCTGAGGGGCAGGCAAGCTTCCTGACGGCCTATCCCGGATGGTACAAGGGCCGCACGCCGCATGTTCATTGCCGCATCCTCGTCGAAGGCAAGGAGCTTCTCGTCAGCCAGATCTATTTCGATGACACGCTGAGCGACATCATCTATGGCGAGCATCCGGACTATCTTGGACGCCCTCCCCGCGATACCCGCAATGAAGCGGACGGCATCTTCCCGGAGGATGCCGCCGATCACATATTCGACTTCGAGAAGCTCGATGGCGGCGTGCTTTCCGCCACCATCACGATCGGCCTCTCTTCGTAGGCGGAGAGCAGAGAAAGCCGCCGATCGCCAACTGCCGGCCGTGCCGGAATTCCTCCACCACAGAGGTTTTAAAGGACGATCTTGCATCCGGTATGAAACCAGATGCAGCATTCCTGCGTACTAACTCTCGATAGCGGGATACAGGCAGCGAGGGTTGATGGCATGGTCAGGAAAGAAGGCGTCGCACACATTGTCCGGCAAGTCGCCGAACAGGGGCTGGCCAGGCTGATGATGAGGCTGCCCGCGACGAGGGCAACGATCAGAGCCGCCGCGGCGAGCCAGCCCCATCTTTACGAACTGTGCGGAGCCTATGGCGAGGCCTGCGCCGTTCTTGATCGCATGCGCAAGGATCTGTCGGCCGACCCGGCGATTGTCAGCGAATACGAGATCATCTGCGCCGAAATCGAAATCGACGTCACCAGGATCCTGTTTGGCGGCCGATGAGCTGCGGCCGGTATCCTTTTCAGATCAGCACGCCATCCACATCGATGGAAATGCTCAGCGTATCCGTATCGAAATGATGCGCAGCCCCGTCGGAGATCTTATAGTGGAACGTCTCGCTGACGTCTCCGGTAACGCCGGCAAGCTTCGCCGCATCGAGCGTGTAGCTGTAGTCGCCATGATCGTCGACATGGATGGTGCCGTATTGGCCGGTCAGCGTCAGACCGTTCTTGCCGACGACTTCACCCTCAAAGCGGCGAAGCAGCAGGATCCCATTGGCCGAACTGTCGTTTTCCAGCAGATTGCCGTGATGGGCGCCATCCGTGTCGGCTGAGATTTTCAAGCTGTCATGGGCCGCGACAATTATCGGGGCCGCGCCCACATGCGTTGTATCGCCGGCAACGTGACTATCAAGGCTGACAAACAGGGGGTCAGCCTCCTCGAGCGTCGTATTGTTGCTGACGGGAAAGGTGTTCGCGGCGATGATGGCCGGCGATATGCTGTAGGGCGTCACATCGCTGGCGATGACATTGTCGTGGAAAGCCCCGGATGCAGGCCTGTCGACCTTCAGCGCCGCCTGCGACAGGTCGTCGAAAACGTTGTTGTGGACGTCGATATCTTCGCGGACGTAACTGGTGGTGCCGGCAGAGCTGACCACCACGCCCCACACGCCATCATGGATGTAATTGCCTGAGATATCATAGTCCCTCGTATCGCCCTGGTCGCCGAGACCGACGGCGTAAGACCAGCTGTAGCCGCCATATCCCGATATGTCGTTGTCGTGGATGGCGATATTCGTGCCCGCCTGGGTGGCCACCCCGAAGCCGCCGCCAACCAGCGTATTGTCCTCGATCACGGCATTGACAGGCCGGACGAGCGCCAGCACGCCCTTAGGGCTAACGGCCCCCGTCTGGTCGAGATAATTGCCGCTGATCAGGATGTTGCTGCTGTCGTTCATCTGCACGGCATCTGCCGTGGTGCCGTGAGCATTGGTGACGGTATTGTTGAGAAGGGTGACGCCGTTGATCTTCTCGATCCAGACGCCGTCGCCATTCACGTCGTTGATCGTGCTGTTTTCGATGGTGATGTTCGAGCCCGTCCGGAAGGTGACGGAACCGGACTTGCCCGCCAAACCGGTGTGATCGACCTCGACATTGCGCACCGTCCAGTTCGAAACATAACCGCCATAGATGGCTGCTCCGCCGGTATCCGAGATCTTGATGTTCTCGATGACGATGTTCGACGCATAAAGGCTGTGAATGCCGTCGCCTGGACTATGGATGACCGGCGCATCGCCGATCCCGTAGCTGCCGATGGTGATCGGGGCGCTGGCGGTGCCGGAATATTTCAGGTCGAGCTGATCGTTATAAACGCTTCCGGCGGCGAGCAGCACGGTGTCGCCGGGCTGCAGCTTCAAATTTTCCACCGCCCAGAAGGATGCAAAAGGCGCATCCTCGCTCGTGCCGCTGTTGTTGTTGGCGCCTGTCGCCGAGTTCACATAATAGACTGTCATATCGCCATATGCTCGCATTGTCGCGCAGCTGTTTGGGGATCAGCTGCGATGAGTGGATCGGATGCGGTCGGGGCGAAAGGCCATAGGACAATCTTCGATTGTCCCGACGGCGGTAGACAGGCTGTGGCCTGCAATGCTCCCGAGAAGCCTGGCGGTGGCTGCATCCTCGACAATACAACTTACGAGAAAATAATCTATAAAATAACGACCGAAAGGTGAATGAAACGGTAACGGACCGTTTGCAATGAACGTAAGGGAATGGCCGCCCTCGCCCTTCAACGCCCCTTACGGGACGCTTCAGGACAAGGGCGGAGGGAGGCCGTGCCCTATCTCAGCTCAGCAAACCATCCATATGGATGAAGACGGTCAGCGTATCCGCGTCGCTGTGATGCGAGGTTCCATCGTCGATGCCGTACTTGAAAGACTCGCTCACATGCCCGCTATGGTCGTCGGGCAGCTTCGTTTCATCGAGCGTATAGGCATAGTTGCCCTCCCGGTCCACGTGGATGGAACCGTAGTCTCCAGTCAGCGTCAGGCCGTGTTTGCCGACGGCTTCGTCGCCGAAGCGGCGAAGCACCAGCGTGTCGTTGTCGGAGCTGTCGTTTTCCAGAAGATTGCCGCGATGGGCTTCGCCCGTATCGGTGAAGATCTTCAGATTGTCGTGGACGGCGACGACTGCCGGATCGGCAACCGCCTCCGTCGTGGCGGCAATCTTGGTCTCGGTGCTTGCAAGCGCCGTCTCGACATTTGCGACCGTGTGGTTGTTGCTGACGGAAAAGGTATGCGCGTCGACGATGGCGGGCGATATGCTGGTGGCCTTGACGCCGGTCTCGATGGTGTTGCTGTAGAAGGAGCCGGACGCCGGCCTGTCGACCTTCAGCGCCGCCTGGGTGAGGTCGTCGAAGACATTGTCGTGGACCTTGATATTCGTGAGGCTATAGCTGGTGCCGGTGGCGCCGCTGACGGCCACGCCCCAAGCGCCATCGTGAATATGGTTGCCCGAGATGTCGTAATCCCGCGCACTGCCCTGATCGCCGAGGCCGACGGCGAAGGACCAGCTGTAACCGTGATATCCCGATATGTCGTTGCCGTGGATAGCGACGTTCTTGCCCGCAGGCGCGCTGATGCCGAAGCCCCCGCCAGTCAGGACATTGTCCGCGACCACGGCATCGGTGGCCCGCACCAGCGCGATCCCCCCCTTCGGACTGACGGCATGCGTCTGGTCGAGATGATTGCCCTTGATCAGAATGTTGCTGCTGTCGTTGAGCTGCATCGCATCGGCCGTAGAGCCATTGGCGCTGGTAACGGTATTGTTGAGAAGTTTGACGCCGCTGACCTTTTCGATCCAGAAGCCGTCGCCTTTGACATCAGATATCTTGCTGTCTTCGACCGTGACGTTCTTGCTGTTCCTGAAGGTGACGGCACCTGCGTTTTCCGACATTCCACTCTTGGCGATCTCGACATCGCGGACCGTCCAGTTGGTGACATCGCCGCCATAGATGGCCGCACCGCCGGTGTTCGATATTTTGAGGTTCTCGATGACGATGTTCGAGGCATAAAGACTGTGAATGCCATCGCCGCCGCTGTGGATAACGGGCGCGGCCCCCGTTCCGTAACTGCCGATCTTGATCGGCGCAGTCTCGCTGCCGGAATATTTGATATCGAACTGTTCGTTGAACACGCTTCCCTTGGCAAGAAGCACGCTGTCTCCCGGTTTCAGTCCCAAGGATTCCACTTTGGACAAAGTCGCAAAAGCCGATTTCTGGTCCGTCCCGCCATTGCGGTCGGAGCCAGTCGCTGAGTTCACATAGTAGATTGTCATATCGCCAATGTTGCCCTGTTCGTCGGATCGCTACATTGCCACGCGAATCGACCGGAACCGGCCGTCCGAACGCGGCGGGGGCAACCCGCCACGGCAAAAGGGCGAGAAGATGTTGTCAATGCGGCAGCGGGTCGGTTTGCGGACCTTACTCCACAGGCAATGCCCGGATTTGCTAAGCCACTGGAAAGATGCAACTTATCCGAAAAATTTCCGGCGGCGTAATTGCATGAATCGGCGGCACTACTTCACCCCCTCGCCCGCAACGCCGCCCTCAGCGGCAGCCTTGCCGCCGCCAGCGCCGGCAAGGCGCCGCCGATCACCCCGACCACCAGCCCCAGAAGCCCGGCGGTTAAAATCACATCTGGTGTCACGACCAACTGGAACGCCATCTTCGTATTGTTGGCGCCCATCGTGCTCGCCTGCCAGCCGTTAAAGGCAAGACGGGAGGCGAGGATGCCGACACCGGCGCCGGCTACAGACAGCAGCACCGCCTCGACCCAGGTGGCGACGAAGGCCGGCAGGCGGGGAAAGCCGAGCAGGCGCAGCGTGGCGATCTCGACGCCGCGGTCGGAGACCGAGCTCATCATCGTATTCAAAGCGCCCGCCGTCGCGCCGACCGCCATCAGCAGCGCGATCGGCCAGCCGAACAGGCGGATCAGGCTCTCGGTGCGCTCGGCCTGCGCGGCATAGAGATCAGCCTCGGGGATAGCGGTGAGCGGCGTGCCTGATAGATCGGACAGACGCTCGCGCAGCACCGCCAGTGCTGTTGCAGGGTCGCCGCCGGCAAGCCGCACGCGCAGGCTCTGCACCTGCCCCTGACGGTCGAAGGCCGATTGCACCGCGTCCAGGTCCGCCCAGATCTCGGATTCGAAGGCACTGCCGCCGGAGGTGAAATGGCCGGCGACGGTCCAGTCGACCGCGCCGAACCGCACCTTCTGGCCAACGGAAAAGCCGGGAAAAGCGTCTGCGATGCGGGCGCCGACGACGATCTCGC
This Rhizobium acidisoli DNA region includes the following protein-coding sequences:
- a CDS encoding MFS transporter, with product MKPHHRIFFIQFAVALSVGAFLSRLPDLQRKFGLAEGELGLLLAVLSLGVLCGLTFSVRFIERLGARKTAFVTVFGASLFLALIPWMPSAPSAVPLFFIAGIFTGAFEINANIETDRHEALLGYRIMSRAHGMWSLGFCLTALVAAGMRQAAVSIELHTFLTLVIVLIAGSIVFSGIENAPKRRDAHPGHAPLIAFPTIGLLPLCLVGAAPLLAEGASVDWSAIYMRDVFAVEPFVGGLGVTIFSLLIAIGRLGMDPVIDRFNPRPVAITLLGITAIGVVMVATATHPVVALAGFGMTGIGCSSVYPLAISAAARRRDRPAPVSVAALGQTTFLVFFAGPPLLGFVAEHLGIRFSYWAVVPVLAAALLVTRALAADPAPVTGRPEPVQPHG
- a CDS encoding potassium transporter Kup; amino-acid sequence: MTSTRADNTGEGAGRKGFVGLVVGAIGVVYGDIGTSPLYALREALRPFAADGVHEAEVIGLISLMVWTLTIIVTFKYVLFLLRADNDGEGGTLSLLALLMKKMGRNVPVLFFAGLIGAALFIGDAMITPALSVMSALEGLKLVTPAFADYVPLASAAIMIVLFGVQSRGTAAVSMFFGPITVLWFLAMAAGGLIHIGDDWAILEALNPVNAFLFLTHAGTVGLIVLGAVFLTVTGCEALYADLGHFGRRPIQTAWFVLVFPALLLNYLGQGALVLAHPEAAANPFFLMYPDWALLPVVLLATMATIIASQAVITGAFSLARSAVHLGFLPRLRIKFTSETNTGQIYVPSVNLLLLVGVLMLIFSFGDSESLATAYGISVTGTMVISTMLVFQFLRAVWGYSLVLAAALLLPLFIIEVLFLAANLLKIYDGGWVPVALALAIMILMWTWTRGQAYLKRLRANNEIPLDSFIRSIERKSDHSPVTVPGTAVFLTSVPDRTPNVLLHNLKHNHVLHQQNVILTVWTEDEPYVPDNRRIKISQLSPRFVRLDLTFGFMDDPDVTRALALCREGGFKFEIMKTSFYLGRRNLVRTPNTGLPGWQERIFMALEGLAIDPSDYFNLPSNRVVELGEQIAI
- a CDS encoding Na+/H+ antiporter, with protein sequence MEPTQLFELVIAMFLAIIALHYAAHRLGLPPSVALLTGGALLAFVPGLPAISVDPGLVLVIFLPPLLMDGAWSIALSRLRRHMIGIASLAVGAVFFTCVVVAVVVHLIFPSLPWAACAALGAIVAPPDAVSARAVLERVRLPRRLQILLEGESLLNDASGLVLFRFAVAAAATGAFSAGEAVGDFFVLALGGAIVGIVIAAAWVKLIRHLGDDYLIIAATVLLGWISYLFGELLHVSGVIATVTTGLVASWHQHTVFSAATRMRGTSFWTVMIFLMEAAVFTLIGLSLRDVVERGGGFSTVIATMGLPMLAVLVTLVAARFAWVFASDLVIKSCAALGFTRTRPLGAGGATVLSWAGVRGVVTLALALSLPEGFPGRDFILATSFTVILGTVLVQGTTLGRVIAWARLAPETERARLTMSQAEAAMAQVQLGIVQNLAYDTEGKLIHPQLLERYQRRATAIVDYAERTEHYVPLLHAHFDVVLEAVATGRRELIRLHRAGDIDDETLDELERDLDLEELSAISAKA
- a CDS encoding protocatechuate 3,4-dioxygenase; this translates as MQRRTLVLGGAAIAASTVAAAAIWPRRHITVAARTFDWKGTDFLSGGTKSVAWEKLPAPLFRSRPNCIVTSAQTLGPCHVNNIPARQDVSEGKAGLPLRLAVRIVHAADCRPVESADIEIWHTDHRGIYSGREAADMCTLGDAEAISGLAFRGRQLTDAEGQASFLTAYPGWYKGRTPHVHCRILVEGKELLVSQIYFDDTLSDIIYGEHPDYLGRPPRDTRNEADGIFPEDAADHIFDFEKLDGGVLSATITIGLSS
- a CDS encoding right-handed parallel beta-helix repeat-containing protein, with protein sequence MTVYYVNSATGANNNSGTSEDAPFASFWAVENLKLQPGDTVLLAAGSVYNDQLDLKYSGTASAPITIGSYGIGDAPVIHSPGDGIHSLYASNIVIENIKISDTGGAAIYGGYVSNWTVRNVEVDHTGLAGKSGSVTFRTGSNITIENSTINDVNGDGVWIEKINGVTLLNNTVTNAHGTTADAVQMNDSSNILISGNYLDQTGAVSPKGVLALVRPVNAVIEDNTLVGGGFGVATQAGTNIAIHDNDISGYGGYSWSYAVGLGDQGDTRDYDISGNYIHDGVWGVVVSSAGTTSYVREDIDVHNNVFDDLSQAALKVDRPASGAFHDNVIASDVTPYSISPAIIAANTFPVSNNTTLEEADPLFVSLDSHVAGDTTHVGAAPIIVAAHDSLKISADTDGAHHGNLLENDSSANGILLLRRFEGEVVGKNGLTLTGQYGTIHVDDHGDYSYTLDAAKLAGVTGDVSETFHYKISDGAAHHFDTDTLSISIDVDGVLI
- a CDS encoding right-handed parallel beta-helix repeat-containing protein, whose translation is MTIYYVNSATGSDRNGGTDQKSAFATLSKVESLGLKPGDSVLLAKGSVFNEQFDIKYSGSETAPIKIGSYGTGAAPVIHSGGDGIHSLYASNIVIENLKISNTGGAAIYGGDVTNWTVRDVEIAKSGMSENAGAVTFRNSKNVTVEDSKISDVKGDGFWIEKVSGVKLLNNTVTSANGSTADAMQLNDSSNILIKGNHLDQTHAVSPKGGIALVRATDAVVADNVLTGGGFGISAPAGKNVAIHGNDISGYHGYSWSFAVGLGDQGSARDYDISGNHIHDGAWGVAVSGATGTSYSLTNIKVHDNVFDDLTQAALKVDRPASGSFYSNTIETGVKATSISPAIVDAHTFSVSNNHTVANVETALASTETKIAATTEAVADPAVVAVHDNLKIFTDTGEAHRGNLLENDSSDNDTLVLRRFGDEAVGKHGLTLTGDYGSIHVDREGNYAYTLDETKLPDDHSGHVSESFKYGIDDGTSHHSDADTLTVFIHMDGLLS
- a CDS encoding ABC transporter permease; translation: MSSALKQTFLMIRINLGSLPRRLTISLSMVLSVALVVAVLAGFLAMARGFEAALAGAGSPDIAVILGGGTNQETGSDVPADAIRSLTAISGETGIARDGAGGLALSRETIVPIDVKGSDGAEQTLSLRGMDRTGLDLRGRARLSQGRLFAPGAREIVVGARIADAFPGFSVGQKVRFGAVDWTVAGHFTSGGSAFESEIWADLDAVQSAFDRQGQVQSLRVRLAGGDPATALAVLRERLSDLSGTPLTAIPEADLYAAQAERTESLIRLFGWPIALLMAVGATAGALNTMMSSVSDRGVEIATLRLLGFPRLPAFVATWVEAVLLSVAGAGVGILASRLAFNGWQASTMGANNTKMAFQLVVTPDVILTAGLLGLVVGVIGGALPALAAARLPLRAALRARG